TTAAGCGCGGCAATTTTTTCCAGAATCTCGGTTTTACGGCGAGATTTTTTAGAAAGTAGGGGGTGCGGCAGGAATACAAGTATTGCTGAAATAATACCGACCTCTTACTTTCACACTGCACAGGACGACATTCTTACTGGCGAACAATACTCATATTTATATAATGTCACCACATGTGAGACAACGACCGCCCCCACCGGATCCCGGAAAGGAAGTTGCCTCATTTCTCGCGTGGTTGAAGAAACTAAATTCGGCTGTTGAGTTAAGTCGCTGCGACGCTGAATGTACCCGTAGAGGTCTCGATATTCACAAGATTTTAAAAGACTGCGGTAATGAACGGATTGCCAAAGGGTTGCTTCCAAAACGGGGAAAGACGATAAAGGTCGTTGTTTTGTATGATCTGAAATGGGCGGATGCCTGGTCGATCTTTTATGATGTAGAGATACCACACCACCGGCATGGCAAAAAACTATAAAAAAATTGATAGTTAGTATCAGAAATTTGATAATGTCAATGAGCATAGTGATAGTAAGGATCATCATTGTATCAACTGGACGATGAGGTGAAACCCATGGCTGATGAGGACTTACCTGTAATATCTGCCGAGTTTGCAAAATTCATCAACAAACCCTACGGAGGACTGTTTGGAGATGCAGTTGTTGTTCATGTAATTCAGGCTGTAGTTGCGGATCCAACGCGGGAGTACCGTCCGAAGGATCTGGAGGAGTTTACCGGGGCATCAAATAACAGTGTGAAAAATGCACTATCCACCCTTGTCGGTCTTCAGCTGCTGATCAAAGATTCGAGGGATTCCCGGCGCCCGGTATACCGGGTCAATCTGAAGTCCAGGAAGCTGATCGCACTGACCTTCCTTGCATTTGCCGTGCTCGACGATCGTGAAGATACGGATTGCATGGATGATGCCATCATTGAATACTGTACCTCTGATCTCAAACACCGGATGGAACCGTATCTTGCTGAGAGTGAAGCACGGATCACAGTTATGCCGGAGATGATTGCACAGGTTGCTTATGGTTACTATAATAACCCGGTGCCGTATCCACGAGCAGTAACAATAACGGAGGCCTGAAATGATAAAGAATTCTGCTGTCCCAAATCCGACAAAAACTCAGAAACAACCAGCGAAAGCAGATTCCAAAGTTACTATTGATATTCAGTCCCTGTACAGGTTCAGACCGGAGAATCTCCAGGTAGATATCACAACAGTACGATATGCAAATCATTCATTCATTCAGGTCACCGAGCGGGACTTGTACATAGATTTCCTTGAAATGCCCGGTGTAAAAAAAGAGAATGGAAAAGTTGCGGTTAATGGCACGCGAATCTACATGACCCACGTTGCAGCACAGAAGATGGCTGAGGCATTATCCGGGGTTCTCGAACGTGTGCACCGTGACGGGCGGATGGAGTCCTATGCCCCAAAGAAGGACGCTGCCGCAAAGATTACCACAAAGATCGCCAAATCTTCAAAGAGCTCGGAAGCGTAACAGCCTCAGTCTCTCTTTTTTGTTTCGTTCTTACAAATGCACTCGAAGATTTCTCAATGGAAATCCTCTCGTGTCTCATCCCTTCGGGATTCGACAACTTAAAGACACCTTCAGTTTCTTCTCAAGCCCCTCACTTTCCTTCGTAAAGTGAGTGCCACATCGCACAATGCCAATATGCGAGTAACAAGGGTGACGAAAAAATGCGGCTCGAACGGCGGGGGCACAGGACCGCATTAAACGTAACAAAAATCACGAAAACAATTGAACCGCATAATATCTTCTGCCTTTCTGATAAACACCGATTGCAATAGAATGATAGCTTCCTCGTAAAATATTTTCACGGTGTCCGGGACTCCGCATCCAGGTATTAACAAATTTTTGGGAAATATTCTGTTTTTGAACAAATCCCAGCCCGCGAACATTCCCAAGAGGGATTTGTGCGATATTTTCTCCGCATGATGATGGGACACCATCATGAGAAAAATTCCATGATATTTCTTTTGCCCTGCGCTGAGCCGTAGAGTATGAATTATCATCCCACGACAGTGCTGGTAGTCGATGTCGTTGCCGGATTTTATTTACGGAATTGAAAACGCTCGTTTCGATTTTGATATTTTTACCATATCGAACACGACGGGATGGATAATATTTTTGAGATCTTGAACTCCGTTTAAAAGGCTGGTTGATCTTCCAGTAGATTTCCCAATAGAAATTTTTCAGTTTCTTCCTCAATCCCAATAACCACTTTGGTGATCTTCTCCGTGGAGTGTACCGAATGAAAGCGTATGCAATTCCAATTAAAATCAACAAAATGATGAATTCGGAGAAAAACAGATACAAGAACGTAGCAAGAAAGGAGAGGCCAAGGAATATTCCGATGGTTATCAGGATATATTTTACATGACGGAGTTCCATCATTTCGTTATCACTTGTTCTCCCTTCGCATCATCCCGCCACCTGCCTCACTACCGCCCCCGTGTACCGCCCCTGCACTCCTGCCCGCTCCTTCAACAGTTGACCCCATAATGATGAGAGACAAAAAAGATTTGATTATTGAGACACTTTTAAAGCCCGAATTCGTGCATTAATCGGGGGATGTGATTCTGATCCCTCGTTCTGATCACGATCAATTGAGGTTTTTTCAAGTGCAGAGATCATATGCTCAGCACCGACAAACTTTTTCCCCATACCATCTGCATCCAGTTCAAGATACCAACTGACAGGAATCATCGTAATTGAAGTAAATGCAAATAATGCATACCACATCATGAATTCTGGTAAACCATTGAAAACCGTGTAGCCTGCCAATAAAAGAAGTGCAAATGCCGAGATTTTAATCCAATAATGTCTCTTTTTATTATGAGCAAATTCATGAGCGAATACCGCAAGTAGTTCCTCTTTATTCAAGGTAAAAAATGTTTTATCCCCAATGAATACACTACCGGTTGGTAAAACGCAAGCATTGAAATTGTCCATCACTATTTTAAAAGAGTTACAGGTCACTCCCATGCTTTTCGCAAGATTGGAGACTTCAACCGGTACAGGAATCTCTACTTTTTTCTTAAATATCATCAAAACTATATCCTTGAGATTACCTACGGTATCGATTACAAGGAATATCGCCATGAGTAGCATGAATAGAAGGCAGACTAATAATGAGGGTAATTGAATGATGGGGCTCTGGAAGAAATGAAATGATAATGCACTGAAAAAGACTATCAAAAAAACATATAGTTTTGCTTTGAATTTTATTTTGATAAAATTCCATATTTGTCCAATCATGTTTTCTCTCCATCGATGACAAGGTTGTCCTTAATTTGTTCTTGTAATCGTGAAATCTTCGTAACAGTTTTTTGGACATCTTCGGAAAAATGAAATCCTTTCTTGATCATCGTTTCGATATATTCGCTCCGACTCATGCCAAGAGCCTTCGTTGTCTG
Above is a genomic segment from Methanoregula sp. containing:
- a CDS encoding DUF3467 domain-containing protein, producing MIKNSAVPNPTKTQKQPAKADSKVTIDIQSLYRFRPENLQVDITTVRYANHSFIQVTERDLYIDFLEMPGVKKENGKVAVNGTRIYMTHVAAQKMAEALSGVLERVHRDGRMESYAPKKDAAAKITTKIAKSSKSSEA
- a CDS encoding CAP domain-containing protein, giving the protein MMELRHVKYILITIGIFLGLSFLATFLYLFFSEFIILLILIGIAYAFIRYTPRRRSPKWLLGLRKKLKNFYWEIYWKINQPFKRSSRSQKYYPSRRVRYGKNIKIETSVFNSVNKIRQRHRLPALSWDDNSYSTAQRRAKEISWNFSHDGVPSSCGENIAQIPLGNVRGLGFVQKQNISQKFVNTWMRSPGHRENILRGSYHSIAIGVYQKGRRYYAVQLFS
- a CDS encoding M48 family metalloprotease, whose protein sequence is MAIFLVIDTVGNLKDIVLMIFKKKVEIPVPVEVSNLAKSMGVTCNSFKIVMDNFNACVLPTGSVFIGDKTFFTLNKEELLAVFAHEFAHNKKRHYWIKISAFALLLLAGYTVFNGLPEFMMWYALFAFTSITMIPVSWYLELDADGMGKKFVGAEHMISALEKTSIDRDQNEGSESHPPINARIRALKVSQ
- a CDS encoding ribbon-helix-helix protein, CopG family → MAKRIVSIALSNDVVESLDQTTKALGMSRSEYIETMIKKGFHFSEDVQKTVTKISRLQEQIKDNLVIDGEKT